A stretch of Lactuca sativa cultivar Salinas chromosome 6, Lsat_Salinas_v11, whole genome shotgun sequence DNA encodes these proteins:
- the LOC111913055 gene encoding helicase and polymerase-containing protein TEBICHI isoform X2 gives MASGASCSRVDQFYCSKKKHKFVSPLLKPGQDQVRRNLISEIESSLRNEHVGGLQCNSSNKRQGSPSVLDLEDKSMKKRPLSSFRSSDHISKYGELSYNSKETNVGGNNSVHELSLRKCIRTSMEAVDVTSCNTPNLSEVKVGAEKTPQSMRGSSIFSPGDAFWKEAIQVVDDMSYHNEDLPEKVVEESKGSENDVLNQPNHNRTSNTPSTDIRTCNVNILKSVESSSSSCVTSNDCLDIGNWLPSELCNTYKRKGISKLYPWQVDCLQVDGVLQKRNLVYCASTSAGKSFVAEILMLRRMLSTRKVAILVLPYVSICTEKTAHLEALLEPIGARVRSYYGSQSGGTLPKDTSVAVCTIEKANSLLNRLLEERRLSEVGIIVIDELHMVGDQHRGYLLELMLTKLRYGAGDPTHDLQIVGMSATLPNVSAVADWLQAALYQTDFRPVPLEEYIKVGNSVYNKKMELVKTISKRSDLGGKDPDHIIELCNEVVQEGHSVLIFCSSRKGCESTARHVAKYLKQFSVNTLNGENEYPDIASAIDALQKSPAGLDPVLSETLSSGVAYHHAGLTIEEREIVENCYRKGLVRVLTATSTLAAGVNLPARRVIFRQPRIGRDFLDGTRYRQMSGRAGRTGIDTKGESVLICKPEEVKKIMEVIHESCPPLRSCLSEDKNGMTHAILEGVAGGIVQTANDIHRYVRCTLLNSTQPFEDVVKSAKDSLKWLCHRKFLEWSEDTKLYSSTPLGLASFGSSLCPEESLIVLDDLSRARAGFVLSSDLHLLYLVTPTNVDVEPDWELYYERFLQLPVLDQCVGNRVGVQEAFLRRMAHGATIRTSERSRHDLKGLGVSVSVSTNNILTDDQMLRVCKRFYVALILSRLIQEAPVMEVCEGFKVARGMVQSLQENAGRFASMVSVFCERLGWHDLENLISKFQNRVSFGVKAEIAELTTIPFVKGFRARALYKAGLRTPQAIAEASIPEVVKAIFEPSDKLAQRLIQLGVAKKIMNGARKIVLEKADEARAAAFSAYKALGVDVPHFSVKGGDIYSRSEVMKGENSSNDNDMALSKSCGDNSVSCIIDCEDKSSYDHINHASSFQLGKVGMKEKNFNQHLVVTPYKISLDMQ, from the exons ATGGCGTCAGGTGCCTCATGCTCCCGCGTTGATCAG TTCTACTGTTCAAAGAAGAAGCATAAGTTTGTATCACCTCTTTTAAAACCAGG GCAAGATCAAGTAAGAAGAAACCTGATATCAGAGATAGAATCCTCTTTAAGAAATGAACATGTTGGAGGTCTGCAGTGTAATTCTTCAAATAAAAGACAGGGGAGTCCATCTGTGCTAGATTTGGAAGATAAATCGATGAAGAAGAGGCCTTTAAGTAGTTTTCGTTCATCTGACCATATCTCTAAATATGGAGAATTGTCTTACAATTCCAAAGAG ACTAATGTTGGTGGTAACAATTCAGTGCATGAATTGAGCTTGAGGAAATGCATTAGAACATCTATGGAAGCTGTTGATGTGACATCATGCAATACACCAAACCTGTCAGAAGTCAAAGTTGGAGCTGAAAAAACTCCTCAGTCAATGCGTGGAAGCTCCATTTTTTCACCAGGAGACGCgttctggaaagaggcaatccAGGTGGTTGATGATATGTCCTATCATAATGAAGATCTTCCTGAAAAGGTTGTTGAAGAATCCAAAGGATCTGAAAATGATGTATTGAATCAACCTAATCATAACAGAACATCTAATACACCAAGTACAGACATCAGAACTTGTAATGTGAACATTCTTAAAAGTGTAGAAAGTAGCTCATCAAGCTGCGTGACTTCTAATGATTGTTTGGATATTGGGAATTGGCTCCCTTCAGAGTTATGCAACACATATAAGAGAAAGGGTATATCAAAACTGTATCCTTGGCAG GTGGACTGCCTTCAAGTGGATGGGGTGTTACAAAAAAGGAACCTTGTGTATTGTGCATCTACAAG TGCTGGGAAAAGTTTTGTTGCAGAAATCCTGATGTTACGTAGAATGCTGTCAACAAGAAAAGTGGCAATTCTTGTTCTTCCCTATGTGTCCATTTGTACAGAGAAG ACAGCACATCTTGAAGCCTTACTTGAACCAATTGGTGCACGTGTTCGTAGTTATTATGGAAGCCAAAGTGGTGGCACACTTCCTAAAGATACCTCTGTAGCTGTTTGCACAATCGAGAAGGCAAATTCCCTACTCAACAGATTGCTGGAAGAGAGGCGTTTGTCAGAAGTTGGGATCATAGTTATTGATGAACTTCACATG GTTGGAGATCAGCACAGGGGATATCTCTTGGAACTTATGCTGACAAAACTTCGGTATGGAGCTGGTGaccccactcatgatcttcaAATTGTTGGGATGAGTGCCACCTTGCCCAATGTCAGTGCTGTTGCTGATTGGCTTCAA GCAGCTTTATACCAGACAGATTTCCGACCTGTTCCACTTGAGGAGTATATCAAAGTTGGAAACTCAGTTTATAACAAAAAGATGGAACTTGTCAAAACAATCTCAAAAAGATCTGATCTTGGTGGTAAAGATCCTGATCATATCATAGAATTATGCAATGAG GTTGTCCAAGAGGGTCATTCAGTGTTGATCTTTTGTTCAAGTCGTAAAGGATGTGAATCAACTGCTAGGCATGTTGCAAAGTACCTTAAGCAATTCTCTGTGAATACCCTTAATGGTGAAAATGAATATCCTGATATTGCTTCTGCCATTGATGCATTGCAAAAGTCTCCAGCAGGATTAGATCCTGTATTATCTGAAACACTTTCTTCAGGTGTTGCCTATCACCATGCTGGTCTTACA ATTGAAGAAAGAGAAATTGTTGAAAACTGTTATCGTAAAGGTTTAGTACGCGTGTTAACTGCCACATCAACATTAGCAGCTGGAGTGAATCTTCCTGCAAGAAGAGTTATCTTCAGACAACCTCGTATTGGTCGTGATTTTTTAGATGGGACAAGATACAGACAAATGTCCGGGCGGGCGGGTCGCACCGGAATCGATACGAAAGGAGAAAGT GTGTTAATATGCAAACCTGAAGAAGTGAAAAAAATTATGGAAGTGATTCATGAGTCGTGTCCACCATTGCGTTCTTGTTTGTCAGAAGACAAGAATGGAATGACACATGCCATCTTGGAAGGTGTTGCTGGTGGAATTGTTCAAACTGCTAATGACATTCATCGATATGTGAGATGCACTCTTCTGAATTCAACACAACCATTTGAAGATGTTGTAAAATCAGCAAAAGATTCTCTCAAGTGGCTTTGTCATAGAAAGTTTCTTGAATGGAGTGAAGATACTAAGTTATACAGTTCCACACCTCTTGGCCTTGCTTCTTTTGGCAGCTCTCTTTGTCCTGAGGAGTCACTT attgtgTTGGATGACCTTTCAAGGGCGAGAGCAGGATTTGTACTCTCATCAGATTTGCACTTGTTATACTTGGTGACACCAACTAATGTTGATGTTGAGCCAGATTgggaattatactatgaaagattCTTGCAACTCCCTGTTCTTGATCAA TGTGTTGGAAACCGTGTTGGAGTGCAAGAAGCATTTTTGAGGAGAATGGCTCATGGAGCTACAATTCGCACTTCAGAAAGATCAAGGCATGATTTGAAAGGACTTGGGGTGTCAGTGTCAGTGTCAACCAATAACATCCTTACAGATGATCAAATGCTTCGTGTGTGTAAGAGATTCTATGTTGCACTCATCTTGTCAAGACTCATACAG GAAGCACCTGTGATGGAGGTTTGTGAAGGTTTCAAGGTGGCACGTGGAATGGTTCAATCATTGCAAGAAAATGCTGGAAGATTTGCATCTATGGTTTCAGTCTTTTGTGAAAGACTTGGTTGGCATGATTTAGAAAACTTGATTTCCAAGTTCCAAAATCGTGTCTCATTTGGTGTAAAAGCTGAGATTGCTGAGCTTACAACCATTCCATTTGTCAAG GGTTTTAGAGCAAGGGCACTTTATAAAGCTGGATTGCGTACACCCCAAGCAATTGCTGAAGCATCCATACCTGAAGTTGTTAAAGCCATTTTTGAACCTTCAGATAAATTGGCGCAAAGGCTTATTCAACTGGGAGTGGCTAAAAAGATAATGAATGGGGCCCGCAAAATTGTCCTTGAAAAAGCTGATGAAGCAAGGGCTGCTGCTTTTTCAGCTTATAAGGCTCTTGGAGTTGATGTTCCTCACTTTTCTGTGAAAGGAGGCGATATATACTCAAGAAGTGAGGTAATGAA
- the LOC111913055 gene encoding helicase and polymerase-containing protein TEBICHI isoform X1 produces MASGASCSRVDQFYCSKKKHKFVSPLLKPGLVELEQQSKLSFEGSPRDKLSSSRYLACSQNENGCHRQDQVRRNLISEIESSLRNEHVGGLQCNSSNKRQGSPSVLDLEDKSMKKRPLSSFRSSDHISKYGELSYNSKETNVGGNNSVHELSLRKCIRTSMEAVDVTSCNTPNLSEVKVGAEKTPQSMRGSSIFSPGDAFWKEAIQVVDDMSYHNEDLPEKVVEESKGSENDVLNQPNHNRTSNTPSTDIRTCNVNILKSVESSSSSCVTSNDCLDIGNWLPSELCNTYKRKGISKLYPWQVDCLQVDGVLQKRNLVYCASTSAGKSFVAEILMLRRMLSTRKVAILVLPYVSICTEKTAHLEALLEPIGARVRSYYGSQSGGTLPKDTSVAVCTIEKANSLLNRLLEERRLSEVGIIVIDELHMVGDQHRGYLLELMLTKLRYGAGDPTHDLQIVGMSATLPNVSAVADWLQAALYQTDFRPVPLEEYIKVGNSVYNKKMELVKTISKRSDLGGKDPDHIIELCNEVVQEGHSVLIFCSSRKGCESTARHVAKYLKQFSVNTLNGENEYPDIASAIDALQKSPAGLDPVLSETLSSGVAYHHAGLTIEEREIVENCYRKGLVRVLTATSTLAAGVNLPARRVIFRQPRIGRDFLDGTRYRQMSGRAGRTGIDTKGESVLICKPEEVKKIMEVIHESCPPLRSCLSEDKNGMTHAILEGVAGGIVQTANDIHRYVRCTLLNSTQPFEDVVKSAKDSLKWLCHRKFLEWSEDTKLYSSTPLGLASFGSSLCPEESLIVLDDLSRARAGFVLSSDLHLLYLVTPTNVDVEPDWELYYERFLQLPVLDQCVGNRVGVQEAFLRRMAHGATIRTSERSRHDLKGLGVSVSVSTNNILTDDQMLRVCKRFYVALILSRLIQEAPVMEVCEGFKVARGMVQSLQENAGRFASMVSVFCERLGWHDLENLISKFQNRVSFGVKAEIAELTTIPFVKGFRARALYKAGLRTPQAIAEASIPEVVKAIFEPSDKLAQRLIQLGVAKKIMNGARKIVLEKADEARAAAFSAYKALGVDVPHFSVKGGDIYSRSEVMKGENSSNDNDMALSKSCGDNSVSCIIDCEDKSSYDHINHASSFQLGKVGMKEKNFNQHLVVTPYKISLDMQ; encoded by the exons ATGGCGTCAGGTGCCTCATGCTCCCGCGTTGATCAG TTCTACTGTTCAAAGAAGAAGCATAAGTTTGTATCACCTCTTTTAAAACCAGGGTTAGTTGAACTTGAACAACAATCAAAACTTTCATTTGAAGGGTCTCCTAGGGATAAGCTTTCTTCATCCAGATATCTAGCGTGTTCACAAAATGAAAATGGTTGTCATAGGCAAGATCAAGTAAGAAGAAACCTGATATCAGAGATAGAATCCTCTTTAAGAAATGAACATGTTGGAGGTCTGCAGTGTAATTCTTCAAATAAAAGACAGGGGAGTCCATCTGTGCTAGATTTGGAAGATAAATCGATGAAGAAGAGGCCTTTAAGTAGTTTTCGTTCATCTGACCATATCTCTAAATATGGAGAATTGTCTTACAATTCCAAAGAG ACTAATGTTGGTGGTAACAATTCAGTGCATGAATTGAGCTTGAGGAAATGCATTAGAACATCTATGGAAGCTGTTGATGTGACATCATGCAATACACCAAACCTGTCAGAAGTCAAAGTTGGAGCTGAAAAAACTCCTCAGTCAATGCGTGGAAGCTCCATTTTTTCACCAGGAGACGCgttctggaaagaggcaatccAGGTGGTTGATGATATGTCCTATCATAATGAAGATCTTCCTGAAAAGGTTGTTGAAGAATCCAAAGGATCTGAAAATGATGTATTGAATCAACCTAATCATAACAGAACATCTAATACACCAAGTACAGACATCAGAACTTGTAATGTGAACATTCTTAAAAGTGTAGAAAGTAGCTCATCAAGCTGCGTGACTTCTAATGATTGTTTGGATATTGGGAATTGGCTCCCTTCAGAGTTATGCAACACATATAAGAGAAAGGGTATATCAAAACTGTATCCTTGGCAG GTGGACTGCCTTCAAGTGGATGGGGTGTTACAAAAAAGGAACCTTGTGTATTGTGCATCTACAAG TGCTGGGAAAAGTTTTGTTGCAGAAATCCTGATGTTACGTAGAATGCTGTCAACAAGAAAAGTGGCAATTCTTGTTCTTCCCTATGTGTCCATTTGTACAGAGAAG ACAGCACATCTTGAAGCCTTACTTGAACCAATTGGTGCACGTGTTCGTAGTTATTATGGAAGCCAAAGTGGTGGCACACTTCCTAAAGATACCTCTGTAGCTGTTTGCACAATCGAGAAGGCAAATTCCCTACTCAACAGATTGCTGGAAGAGAGGCGTTTGTCAGAAGTTGGGATCATAGTTATTGATGAACTTCACATG GTTGGAGATCAGCACAGGGGATATCTCTTGGAACTTATGCTGACAAAACTTCGGTATGGAGCTGGTGaccccactcatgatcttcaAATTGTTGGGATGAGTGCCACCTTGCCCAATGTCAGTGCTGTTGCTGATTGGCTTCAA GCAGCTTTATACCAGACAGATTTCCGACCTGTTCCACTTGAGGAGTATATCAAAGTTGGAAACTCAGTTTATAACAAAAAGATGGAACTTGTCAAAACAATCTCAAAAAGATCTGATCTTGGTGGTAAAGATCCTGATCATATCATAGAATTATGCAATGAG GTTGTCCAAGAGGGTCATTCAGTGTTGATCTTTTGTTCAAGTCGTAAAGGATGTGAATCAACTGCTAGGCATGTTGCAAAGTACCTTAAGCAATTCTCTGTGAATACCCTTAATGGTGAAAATGAATATCCTGATATTGCTTCTGCCATTGATGCATTGCAAAAGTCTCCAGCAGGATTAGATCCTGTATTATCTGAAACACTTTCTTCAGGTGTTGCCTATCACCATGCTGGTCTTACA ATTGAAGAAAGAGAAATTGTTGAAAACTGTTATCGTAAAGGTTTAGTACGCGTGTTAACTGCCACATCAACATTAGCAGCTGGAGTGAATCTTCCTGCAAGAAGAGTTATCTTCAGACAACCTCGTATTGGTCGTGATTTTTTAGATGGGACAAGATACAGACAAATGTCCGGGCGGGCGGGTCGCACCGGAATCGATACGAAAGGAGAAAGT GTGTTAATATGCAAACCTGAAGAAGTGAAAAAAATTATGGAAGTGATTCATGAGTCGTGTCCACCATTGCGTTCTTGTTTGTCAGAAGACAAGAATGGAATGACACATGCCATCTTGGAAGGTGTTGCTGGTGGAATTGTTCAAACTGCTAATGACATTCATCGATATGTGAGATGCACTCTTCTGAATTCAACACAACCATTTGAAGATGTTGTAAAATCAGCAAAAGATTCTCTCAAGTGGCTTTGTCATAGAAAGTTTCTTGAATGGAGTGAAGATACTAAGTTATACAGTTCCACACCTCTTGGCCTTGCTTCTTTTGGCAGCTCTCTTTGTCCTGAGGAGTCACTT attgtgTTGGATGACCTTTCAAGGGCGAGAGCAGGATTTGTACTCTCATCAGATTTGCACTTGTTATACTTGGTGACACCAACTAATGTTGATGTTGAGCCAGATTgggaattatactatgaaagattCTTGCAACTCCCTGTTCTTGATCAA TGTGTTGGAAACCGTGTTGGAGTGCAAGAAGCATTTTTGAGGAGAATGGCTCATGGAGCTACAATTCGCACTTCAGAAAGATCAAGGCATGATTTGAAAGGACTTGGGGTGTCAGTGTCAGTGTCAACCAATAACATCCTTACAGATGATCAAATGCTTCGTGTGTGTAAGAGATTCTATGTTGCACTCATCTTGTCAAGACTCATACAG GAAGCACCTGTGATGGAGGTTTGTGAAGGTTTCAAGGTGGCACGTGGAATGGTTCAATCATTGCAAGAAAATGCTGGAAGATTTGCATCTATGGTTTCAGTCTTTTGTGAAAGACTTGGTTGGCATGATTTAGAAAACTTGATTTCCAAGTTCCAAAATCGTGTCTCATTTGGTGTAAAAGCTGAGATTGCTGAGCTTACAACCATTCCATTTGTCAAG GGTTTTAGAGCAAGGGCACTTTATAAAGCTGGATTGCGTACACCCCAAGCAATTGCTGAAGCATCCATACCTGAAGTTGTTAAAGCCATTTTTGAACCTTCAGATAAATTGGCGCAAAGGCTTATTCAACTGGGAGTGGCTAAAAAGATAATGAATGGGGCCCGCAAAATTGTCCTTGAAAAAGCTGATGAAGCAAGGGCTGCTGCTTTTTCAGCTTATAAGGCTCTTGGAGTTGATGTTCCTCACTTTTCTGTGAAAGGAGGCGATATATACTCAAGAAGTGAGGTAATGAA
- the LOC111913055 gene encoding helicase and polymerase-containing protein TEBICHI isoform X3: MKKRPLSSFRSSDHISKYGELSYNSKETNVGGNNSVHELSLRKCIRTSMEAVDVTSCNTPNLSEVKVGAEKTPQSMRGSSIFSPGDAFWKEAIQVVDDMSYHNEDLPEKVVEESKGSENDVLNQPNHNRTSNTPSTDIRTCNVNILKSVESSSSSCVTSNDCLDIGNWLPSELCNTYKRKGISKLYPWQVDCLQVDGVLQKRNLVYCASTSAGKSFVAEILMLRRMLSTRKVAILVLPYVSICTEKTAHLEALLEPIGARVRSYYGSQSGGTLPKDTSVAVCTIEKANSLLNRLLEERRLSEVGIIVIDELHMVGDQHRGYLLELMLTKLRYGAGDPTHDLQIVGMSATLPNVSAVADWLQAALYQTDFRPVPLEEYIKVGNSVYNKKMELVKTISKRSDLGGKDPDHIIELCNEVVQEGHSVLIFCSSRKGCESTARHVAKYLKQFSVNTLNGENEYPDIASAIDALQKSPAGLDPVLSETLSSGVAYHHAGLTIEEREIVENCYRKGLVRVLTATSTLAAGVNLPARRVIFRQPRIGRDFLDGTRYRQMSGRAGRTGIDTKGESVLICKPEEVKKIMEVIHESCPPLRSCLSEDKNGMTHAILEGVAGGIVQTANDIHRYVRCTLLNSTQPFEDVVKSAKDSLKWLCHRKFLEWSEDTKLYSSTPLGLASFGSSLCPEESLIVLDDLSRARAGFVLSSDLHLLYLVTPTNVDVEPDWELYYERFLQLPVLDQCVGNRVGVQEAFLRRMAHGATIRTSERSRHDLKGLGVSVSVSTNNILTDDQMLRVCKRFYVALILSRLIQEAPVMEVCEGFKVARGMVQSLQENAGRFASMVSVFCERLGWHDLENLISKFQNRVSFGVKAEIAELTTIPFVKGFRARALYKAGLRTPQAIAEASIPEVVKAIFEPSDKLAQRLIQLGVAKKIMNGARKIVLEKADEARAAAFSAYKALGVDVPHFSVKGGDIYSRSEVMKGENSSNDNDMALSKSCGDNSVSCIIDCEDKSSYDHINHASSFQLGKVGMKEKNFNQHLVVTPYKISLDMQ; encoded by the exons ATGAAGAAGAGGCCTTTAAGTAGTTTTCGTTCATCTGACCATATCTCTAAATATGGAGAATTGTCTTACAATTCCAAAGAG ACTAATGTTGGTGGTAACAATTCAGTGCATGAATTGAGCTTGAGGAAATGCATTAGAACATCTATGGAAGCTGTTGATGTGACATCATGCAATACACCAAACCTGTCAGAAGTCAAAGTTGGAGCTGAAAAAACTCCTCAGTCAATGCGTGGAAGCTCCATTTTTTCACCAGGAGACGCgttctggaaagaggcaatccAGGTGGTTGATGATATGTCCTATCATAATGAAGATCTTCCTGAAAAGGTTGTTGAAGAATCCAAAGGATCTGAAAATGATGTATTGAATCAACCTAATCATAACAGAACATCTAATACACCAAGTACAGACATCAGAACTTGTAATGTGAACATTCTTAAAAGTGTAGAAAGTAGCTCATCAAGCTGCGTGACTTCTAATGATTGTTTGGATATTGGGAATTGGCTCCCTTCAGAGTTATGCAACACATATAAGAGAAAGGGTATATCAAAACTGTATCCTTGGCAG GTGGACTGCCTTCAAGTGGATGGGGTGTTACAAAAAAGGAACCTTGTGTATTGTGCATCTACAAG TGCTGGGAAAAGTTTTGTTGCAGAAATCCTGATGTTACGTAGAATGCTGTCAACAAGAAAAGTGGCAATTCTTGTTCTTCCCTATGTGTCCATTTGTACAGAGAAG ACAGCACATCTTGAAGCCTTACTTGAACCAATTGGTGCACGTGTTCGTAGTTATTATGGAAGCCAAAGTGGTGGCACACTTCCTAAAGATACCTCTGTAGCTGTTTGCACAATCGAGAAGGCAAATTCCCTACTCAACAGATTGCTGGAAGAGAGGCGTTTGTCAGAAGTTGGGATCATAGTTATTGATGAACTTCACATG GTTGGAGATCAGCACAGGGGATATCTCTTGGAACTTATGCTGACAAAACTTCGGTATGGAGCTGGTGaccccactcatgatcttcaAATTGTTGGGATGAGTGCCACCTTGCCCAATGTCAGTGCTGTTGCTGATTGGCTTCAA GCAGCTTTATACCAGACAGATTTCCGACCTGTTCCACTTGAGGAGTATATCAAAGTTGGAAACTCAGTTTATAACAAAAAGATGGAACTTGTCAAAACAATCTCAAAAAGATCTGATCTTGGTGGTAAAGATCCTGATCATATCATAGAATTATGCAATGAG GTTGTCCAAGAGGGTCATTCAGTGTTGATCTTTTGTTCAAGTCGTAAAGGATGTGAATCAACTGCTAGGCATGTTGCAAAGTACCTTAAGCAATTCTCTGTGAATACCCTTAATGGTGAAAATGAATATCCTGATATTGCTTCTGCCATTGATGCATTGCAAAAGTCTCCAGCAGGATTAGATCCTGTATTATCTGAAACACTTTCTTCAGGTGTTGCCTATCACCATGCTGGTCTTACA ATTGAAGAAAGAGAAATTGTTGAAAACTGTTATCGTAAAGGTTTAGTACGCGTGTTAACTGCCACATCAACATTAGCAGCTGGAGTGAATCTTCCTGCAAGAAGAGTTATCTTCAGACAACCTCGTATTGGTCGTGATTTTTTAGATGGGACAAGATACAGACAAATGTCCGGGCGGGCGGGTCGCACCGGAATCGATACGAAAGGAGAAAGT GTGTTAATATGCAAACCTGAAGAAGTGAAAAAAATTATGGAAGTGATTCATGAGTCGTGTCCACCATTGCGTTCTTGTTTGTCAGAAGACAAGAATGGAATGACACATGCCATCTTGGAAGGTGTTGCTGGTGGAATTGTTCAAACTGCTAATGACATTCATCGATATGTGAGATGCACTCTTCTGAATTCAACACAACCATTTGAAGATGTTGTAAAATCAGCAAAAGATTCTCTCAAGTGGCTTTGTCATAGAAAGTTTCTTGAATGGAGTGAAGATACTAAGTTATACAGTTCCACACCTCTTGGCCTTGCTTCTTTTGGCAGCTCTCTTTGTCCTGAGGAGTCACTT attgtgTTGGATGACCTTTCAAGGGCGAGAGCAGGATTTGTACTCTCATCAGATTTGCACTTGTTATACTTGGTGACACCAACTAATGTTGATGTTGAGCCAGATTgggaattatactatgaaagattCTTGCAACTCCCTGTTCTTGATCAA TGTGTTGGAAACCGTGTTGGAGTGCAAGAAGCATTTTTGAGGAGAATGGCTCATGGAGCTACAATTCGCACTTCAGAAAGATCAAGGCATGATTTGAAAGGACTTGGGGTGTCAGTGTCAGTGTCAACCAATAACATCCTTACAGATGATCAAATGCTTCGTGTGTGTAAGAGATTCTATGTTGCACTCATCTTGTCAAGACTCATACAG GAAGCACCTGTGATGGAGGTTTGTGAAGGTTTCAAGGTGGCACGTGGAATGGTTCAATCATTGCAAGAAAATGCTGGAAGATTTGCATCTATGGTTTCAGTCTTTTGTGAAAGACTTGGTTGGCATGATTTAGAAAACTTGATTTCCAAGTTCCAAAATCGTGTCTCATTTGGTGTAAAAGCTGAGATTGCTGAGCTTACAACCATTCCATTTGTCAAG GGTTTTAGAGCAAGGGCACTTTATAAAGCTGGATTGCGTACACCCCAAGCAATTGCTGAAGCATCCATACCTGAAGTTGTTAAAGCCATTTTTGAACCTTCAGATAAATTGGCGCAAAGGCTTATTCAACTGGGAGTGGCTAAAAAGATAATGAATGGGGCCCGCAAAATTGTCCTTGAAAAAGCTGATGAAGCAAGGGCTGCTGCTTTTTCAGCTTATAAGGCTCTTGGAGTTGATGTTCCTCACTTTTCTGTGAAAGGAGGCGATATATACTCAAGAAGTGAGGTAATGAA